Sequence from the Chanodichthys erythropterus isolate Z2021 chromosome 12, ASM2448905v1, whole genome shotgun sequence genome:
GGCACCGCCAAAGTGCGCTACGATTTCTCCGCGCGTGACCGAACCGAACTCTCGCTGAGGGAGGGAGACACCGTCAAAATCATCTCCAAGAAAGCTCACAACGGCTGGTGGAGAGGAGAGGTGTATGGCAGGGTACGACACACACATTTAACACTGAAAAGGGACCTAAAAACAGTCTACTCGCCCTCATGTAGGACCATCTTCAGAAACACAAACGCAGATCTTCTCCATAAACTCAGCACcagtttaaatttaaaaatgttatattatatcttgGCTAGCACATTCCtgtaaaaagatttttaatcACACAGAGgctttttaaatacattaaaataaagtatttaatAACTGTAAGGATAACTGTAGCAGTAACTTTGACAATAGCTAAGAATAACTGTCGATAACTGTAGCAATAACTAATGATAAATTTAACAATAACTAAGGATAAATAACAATAACTGTGAAGATAACTAAGAATAACTAACGATAAGTGTAACGATAACGGAGGATGAATAACGATAATTGTAACGATAACTGCAACAATAACTGTAACGATAACTAAAACGTAACAATAACTGTAATAACTAACtataactgtaatgataacTGTAACATGTAACGATAACTGTAACTAAAACTGTAATAACTAAGGATAACTGTAACAATAAGTTTAACAATATCTAAGAATAACTGTAGCAATAACTAACAATAAATTTAACAATAACTGTGACGATAACTGAGGATAAATAACGATAATTGtaatgataactgcaaaaatAACTAACGATGAATGTAACAATAACTGTAACAGTAACCAAAACAATAACTAACCATAACTGTAACAATAACTGTAACGATAAACTATAACTAAAACAATATCTAACTAAAATGTAAAACTGTAACGATAATTAAAACGTAACGACAACTGTAACAATATCTGTAACTAAAATGTAATGATAACTAACTATAACTGTAACAACTAATGGTAACTAAAATGTAGCGATAACTAAAACAtaataactgtaataataacTAAAACGGAATAATAACTGTAACCATAACTAAAACGTAACGATAACTAACAATAACTgtaataactataacgataactaagtAAAATGTAATGATAACTAACTAAAACCTAACAATAACTAACAGTAACTAAAATGTAACAATAACTGTAATAACTAAGGATAACTGTAACAACTGTAACATTACCTAACAATAATTACCTTTATTCCATGGCAGAAACAGGCTTCTATACAGATCTAATCTGTGCATGTTGGTCATTTTGCAGGGTTTGCAGCAGCATGAGGACGAGTAAATGATGGTTTCTGTCTGAACCGTCCCGTTCTGTTCACGGTTTATTAACACGAGTGTTCTTCTACAGGTGGGCTTGTTTCCTGCTAATTATGTGGAGGAGGAGCATTCAGATTACTGCTGACCAATCAACACCTTCATTTGCCGTCACACTGAACATTACTCTCGCGAGGCCATACGAGCTGCATCCCAAACTGAGACACAGCCACAATCAGTCGTTTACATGATCTCCGTCTGGGGTTTGTTGGCTTGTATAGAGAGTTTCTCACTAGACGACAGACCAACTGAATGATTTTAAGCTTTGGTTTTAGAGCCACTCTCATTTGGAGTGACTTCATTTAGATTATTTCTCAGAAGATCGACTCATGTGCTTCATGAGATATTTGATATTTCAGTGGATGTAATAAGGTGTTTTTTCCTTGAGATTCTGattaaacatgtttgtttgaAAACACGTGTGCTACTCATCAAAAAACAGAGGCTTGATCATACATAAATATGAGTTTTATTTCCAAATAATATCAAAACAATTCAACTGAACAGATATTCTGATGCTTCGAGacatgatgtgtgtgtgtgtgtgtgtgtgtgtgtgtgtgtgtgtgtgttctacTGGTAATACAGCTCGAGGTTCATGCCGTCATGGATTTCATCTGATGATCAGAGTCAAAGATTTGAACAATTTCACATAATAGACAGACTGATCAATAACTAACTCTTGACACAATCTTAACACTTTACAGTATGGTTTCATTTgttatatttgtaatattactGTATAAACTGGTCTTTCAAACATGAAAGCCCCTGATTTAAAGCTTCTGAGTGAACATTAGTGTTGGGTAAGTTCCCCTAAAAATAATTACTAGCTACTAATTACATATTCACCAATGTAAACAGATATAGAATATAATGATTACTCTCAAAACTATTGCATGACTTGCTACTAATTACTTCGTTTCCTATATAAAATGGCTCTTACTCTTTCAAATAATACATaattgcaaaaagtattgaagtATTTAAAGGGAGAAGGTAACATTAAAGCAAATTCTAACATTAGAAGTTACATTTTAatactattgttttatataaaattgttGTATAGTCTACACAGCATTTAATAcaattacatcagaagtaactAATTAAAgacaaattaaagggttagttcacccaaaaattaaaattctgtcattaattactcaccatcatgttgttccacacccataagaccttcattcatcttcagaacacaaattaagatatttttgatgagggtgagggtgagtaatacatgacattattttcatttttgggtgaactaaccctttaagagtaatcccttaccttttttaaaggaaaagtaaataatttacTACCTAACACTGGTTAACCTAACACAACGAACATGGGAGTTTTTAGTATTTCATGTAGGAGTATTGTAAGCTCAGACGCCTCTCAcggtttaaacaaatagggctggacaacaaactcaagctcctcttctcttatatcaaaatcctctgacatttctctttaaaaattcttgatttagacttctaattcgtgaccggtgttttgttttgctctctcctctctcatatgtcgggtcagaggtcactctccCACCGCAAATCAATGTGTATGGCCGTCAGCTGGAAGCTAGATATCATAGCTAATAAAGTTTTGAATATGGataattttcttacaaaaaaacccattgcttctcttcagaaggcctttattaaccccctggagccgtacggattatatttatgatggacggatgtgcttttttgggttTCAAATTCTCACCCgtccccattcactgccattataaagcttggaagagccaggatattattatatatatatatctcagattgtgttcgtctgaaagaagatagtcatatactcCTGgaatggcttgaaggtgagtaaatcatggggtaattttaattttctggATGAACGATCACCCAAATTGCATTAACTAGTGATATACTCTCACACGATTTTGCGTAAGCGTAAGCTTCCGCTctggaagtctatggcagcccattgaaccgtatggtaaaaagttgtgaaatttggcacacagttagaggagaGTCTGAACTGTGTCTATAGCAAATTTAAAATCTCTATCTCAGTcactctagcgccaccagctgttcAAAGCAGCAATCATGTTTATGTTAACTTTTGAATAATAAGAGTTAGAATCTAAAttattttttcctctgattcaaGACGATTGCACTATTGATCAAGCCTATGACGTCATGAacatttttccgccattttgaattttctgaaaagtcTACTTTctcaaactcctcctaggccgttattcagattttcatgaaaatttaaCCAGAtaatcttcagaccatgccgacaaaaagttatggaattctaGTCGATATCTCAAACTTTACGTAGCGCTTGCAAAAATAGACATAATGCTGTATTTCCGCAACACTTTATCCTATTCAGAcaaaacttggtacatgtcatctcAAGCAGCGCCACCCACTGGTccaaaatggctatttttgcttataactgctgatgggtttgtccaaaaatttGGTCTTGTTGGATTCGGGGCATCTAGCCGAgtcaaatgatatccaatttccccatatcggccattttaaattttgtgctaaaatgctgtattttatgaacacattagcatattgtttacGATAGGTTAACTCGGCATGGGTCTTTGGCACCATGCCCTGACAGTACTCAAAAAGTTTCAACTCAGCGCCACCTTGTGATAAAGTTAtaacaatttacaaaaatgctaataacttctGACTATATCAATTGATTGTAATGAAACCGattggtctcagtagattccttgggtcattcTGAGAACAtggatatcaaatttgccattgTTTGGCTGAACTTCCTgcccgccatattgtttttctttaaaaaaaaatatttttttttttttcaaactcctcctagaccgttgctccaattttcaccaaaatcgaaccgtatcatcttcagaccatgccgaaaAATAGTTATGGGtttcaagtcgatacgtcaaaccattttcgtataccggagcaacaaatttgaggcatgatgcaaaacacactcttgaagctgtatctctgcaatgctttgacagattgacaccaaactttgcaagtgtcattgtcacctcactctgaccatacaacaacaatttggacacagcgccacctattggtcaaaagtgataaatcattaaattattgttattaaaggTATTTATGATTTCTCTGTCACTTTGCCTAAATATATCTTTAATTGCTCAATGTCGCAGATGCTCACAGCTGTGagttgggtaaagttggttttatattcgcacattcggacatccgtattcaataatcttgttaatcacactacattggacattcacaagtaaatatgccattaaaacaatagttgcctattttgagcgactgtgaaaaatgttgtaagttgacaatcgttggttgtcaatatcatgtcgctgcttaaaattcacaAGATtcacagatatatatatttaatatgtttgtACTTTATTGTGCCATTAAATTCTTGTGATCAGTAAAACACTTCATTTGACTGAACAGGGTTTTTTGGACTTTTGATAAAAAGGCTACGATGGTTCAAATGTCAAAAAGTCTTATGGTTTTGagatatcaaaataaaatttgcCCCAGATGCAGTTGAAAGCCCAAAGTTGATAATAAGGGCTTCCATAATATACCTTCTAATGGTCATCATGTTCCTAGTGTAAATGTGCTTCAGATCATTGATTGGCTAATGAAGGATACAGTCTCCCAGTGACACATGGTCCTTGAATATGGTGTACCTGCACACAGACACATCACATTATAATCACACTGACGGCTGGATTCTGCACACGTGACCGAACGGTGATTCTCACCATTTCTTGAGCACGATCTTGTCCCAGCGCGTGCCCGTCTGCGCTGCGATCAGCTTCTTCAGGTCTCCGATCGTGTCCTCCTGACTGACACACGGTTAAGACCCACAACCACACCAAACACAGTCACACTGGGGCTTTCACACAGCGCTGCAAAGGATACTTGCATTTGACTCGAACCTTCTTCCCCAAACGGTCGTTACACACCACCTCAATCATCTCTGAAACACACATCACGTGATTCACGCATCGCTGTCAATCATTCACGAGCTCTCCTATTGATCACTATATGATGTTCTGTACATATAATAATGTCATTGACTTAATTTTGTATCATCATTATgttctgtttttaataaagctATTATTAAATGAGTATCAGTGATATTTTAATTGAGGCTGTTTTTAGCTCTTTACCATCAAATGCGACGCGTTTCGTTTAAACACAAAACTGCGTTAACTTAAAAAGTCGCAGTGATTACGCGTGTGAATAATCGACAAACCGAGTGAAGTTTGTAGATTTCTACCTGATTTTTCTGTCGTTTGTTCCCGCAGATAATCAGAAACGTTTCTCACGCAGACTCGCAGGCGTTTGCCGTAAACCAGCGCCGTGAAAACATCCGCTCACGTTCGGCCAATTAGATGCGCGCACGTTTGACTGACAGCGAGTTCCACCAACGGTATTCCACGAAGAGCGTTGAGGGATGAGATCACCATGGAAATTGCCGCTAATCGATGTAAGGTGTCGTGAATGTCTTAAAATGTGAGAAATAAAAAAGAAGCTATCAATCGATTATATCGAATAATAGCGAAATAGAACATAAGAAGAGCTGAAGCCAGGTATAGGATAGAGcatcaataaattatttaagTATGAATTTAATTAGATATGTAAGTATATGTGAACAATTAGAAAAGAGCAAAAACAAGGaagaaattgattaaaaaatcaATCATGACTGCATAACAGCATAAGTAGGTGGCGATGTGCACACAGGATGCAACGCGCCAAAAAAACTCAGAATAACACAAATTACACCACCTTAACCACACCAACAGTTTTTAAGTCATATTTCGACAGTATGTATCGTTGTTGTCAAACCACACGTGATCTGTTAAgaagtcataatttcgactttttatttaaattttcactttactttgttttactttttaatgtcataactTACAAAA
This genomic interval carries:
- the ubl5 gene encoding ubiquitin-like protein 5; this encodes MIEVVCNDRLGKKVRVKCNQEDTIGDLKKLIAAQTGTRWDKIVLKKWYTIFKDHVSLGDYEIHDGMNLELYYQ